A genomic region of Pseudomonas abietaniphila contains the following coding sequences:
- the ureC gene encoding urease subunit alpha — MKISRQAYADMFGPTVGDRVRLADTELWIEVEKDFTTYGEEVKFGGGKVIRDGMGQGQLLAADVVDTLITNALIVDHWGIVKADVGIKDGRIAAIGKAGNPDIQPNVTIAIGAATEIIAGEGMILTAGGVDTHIHFICPQQIEEALMSGVTTMIGGGTGPATGTNATTVTPGPWHMKRMLQAAEAFPMNIGFTGKGNVSLPEPLIEQVNAGAIGLKLHEDWGTTPAAIDNCLSVADQYDVQVAIHTDTLNESGFVETTLGAFKNRTIHTYHTEGAGGGHAPDIIKACGFPNVLPSSTNPTRPFTRNTIDEHLDMLMVCHHLDPSIAEDVAFAESRIRRETIAAEDILHDLGAFSMLSSDSQAMGRVGEVIMRTWQTADKMKRQRGPLPGDGEGNDNFRAKRYIAKYTINPAITHGISHEVGSVEIGKWADLVLWRPAFFGVKPTLILKGGSIAASLMGDANASIPTPQPVHYRPMFASYGSSLHASSITFISQAAMDAGVPEQLGLKKQIGVVKGCRSVTKADLIHNDYLPHIDVDPQTYQVKADGVLLWCEPAEVLPMAQRYFLF; from the coding sequence AGAAGTGAAGTTCGGTGGCGGTAAGGTCATTCGTGACGGCATGGGCCAGGGCCAGTTGCTGGCAGCGGACGTCGTCGACACGCTGATCACCAACGCATTGATCGTCGATCACTGGGGGATCGTCAAGGCCGACGTCGGCATCAAGGACGGTCGTATTGCCGCGATTGGCAAAGCCGGCAACCCGGACATCCAGCCAAACGTGACCATTGCCATCGGCGCTGCCACTGAAATCATCGCTGGTGAAGGCATGATCCTCACCGCAGGCGGCGTCGACACGCACATTCACTTCATCTGCCCGCAGCAGATCGAAGAAGCCCTGATGAGCGGCGTCACCACCATGATCGGCGGCGGTACAGGCCCGGCGACCGGCACTAACGCAACGACCGTCACCCCCGGCCCCTGGCACATGAAGCGCATGCTGCAGGCGGCCGAAGCGTTCCCCATGAACATCGGTTTCACCGGTAAAGGCAACGTCAGCCTGCCTGAACCGCTGATCGAGCAAGTCAACGCCGGCGCCATTGGCCTGAAGCTTCACGAAGACTGGGGCACCACGCCCGCCGCCATCGACAACTGCCTGAGCGTGGCCGATCAATACGACGTTCAGGTGGCGATCCACACCGACACGCTGAACGAGTCCGGCTTCGTCGAAACCACGCTGGGCGCGTTCAAGAATCGCACCATCCACACCTATCACACTGAAGGTGCCGGTGGTGGCCATGCGCCGGACATCATCAAGGCCTGCGGCTTCCCCAACGTGCTGCCGAGCTCGACCAACCCGACCCGGCCGTTCACCCGCAACACGATCGACGAGCACCTGGACATGTTGATGGTCTGCCATCACCTGGACCCGAGCATCGCCGAAGACGTCGCGTTCGCCGAAAGCCGTATCCGGCGCGAAACCATCGCCGCGGAAGACATCCTTCATGACCTCGGCGCGTTCTCCATGCTCAGCTCCGACAGCCAGGCCATGGGCCGCGTGGGCGAAGTGATCATGCGCACCTGGCAGACCGCCGACAAAATGAAGCGCCAGCGCGGTCCATTGCCGGGCGATGGCGAAGGCAACGACAACTTCCGCGCCAAGCGCTACATCGCCAAGTACACCATCAACCCGGCGATCACCCACGGCATCAGCCACGAAGTCGGGTCGGTCGAAATCGGTAAATGGGCGGACCTGGTGCTGTGGCGCCCGGCGTTTTTCGGGGTGAAACCGACGCTGATCCTCAAAGGCGGCTCCATCGCAGCAAGCCTGATGGGCGACGCGAACGCCTCGATCCCCACCCCGCAGCCCGTGCATTACCGCCCGATGTTCGCCAGCTACGGCAGCTCGCTGCACGCCAGCAGCATCACCTTCATCAGCCAGGCCGCGATGGACGCCGGCGTTCCCGAGCAACTGGGCCTGAAGAAACAGATCGGTGTCGTGAAAGGCTGCCGCAGCGTGACCAAGGCAGACCTGATCCACAACGACTACTTGCCCCACATCGACGTCGACCCGCAGACCTATCAGGTCAAGGCCGACGGCGTGTTGCTGTGGTGTGAACCGGCGGAAGTGCTGCCGATGGCGCAGCGGTATTTCCTGTTCTAG